One segment of Curtobacterium sp. MR_MD2014 DNA contains the following:
- a CDS encoding OsmC family peroxiredoxin, with protein MPTRTARTAWQGGLNDGSGQVELSSSKVGTYDVSFPKRAADEAGGTTSPEELIAAAHSACYAMQFSAILGEAGGTVEALDVKADVSLGPDSAGGFKLTGITLTVNGEVSGIDEAAFLKAADEAKATCPVSKALTGVDIELKATFEQ; from the coding sequence ATGCCCACGCGCACCGCACGCACCGCCTGGCAGGGCGGCCTCAACGACGGTTCCGGCCAGGTCGAGCTGTCGAGCTCGAAGGTCGGCACCTACGACGTCTCCTTCCCGAAGCGCGCCGCGGACGAGGCCGGTGGCACCACCAGCCCCGAGGAGCTCATCGCCGCGGCCCACTCGGCCTGCTACGCGATGCAGTTCTCCGCGATCCTCGGCGAGGCCGGCGGCACCGTCGAGGCCCTCGACGTCAAGGCCGACGTCTCGCTCGGCCCGGACAGCGCCGGCGGCTTCAAGCTCACCGGCATCACCCTCACCGTCAACGGTGAGGTCTCCGGCATCGACGAGGCCGCCTTCCTGAAGGCGGCCGACGAGGCCAAGGCGACCTGCCCGGTCTCCAAGGCGCTCACCGGCGTCGACATCGAGCTCAAGGCGACCTTCGAGCAGTAG
- a CDS encoding NAD(P)-dependent alcohol dehydrogenase has product MHAVVFEQFRTFPVLTEVEKPVPGPGEVLLEVAGAGACHSDVAVYREFQEGQPGAQAPGFVLGHETSGWVEAVGDGVSGFTEGDAYLVYGPVGCGHCASCSKGQDTYCENAATNPYAAIGLGRDGGMAEYVTVPARNLVSLGDADPIAAAPLSDAALTPYHAIKAAMPNLAGGGRYALVVGLGGLGQIAVQILTALTGATVIATDTKQDAMDRAAARGAVTVPAGPDQATAIRELTGGKGVDAAFDFVGATPTIATAKASMAIGGRLTVVGIAGGTVEWDFFTTPYESTITNTYWGTIEDLHEVVAMYRAGQIEPDVERFALSDALEAYRKLEAGELSGRAVVVPTL; this is encoded by the coding sequence GTGCACGCCGTCGTGTTCGAGCAGTTCCGGACGTTCCCCGTCCTGACCGAGGTCGAGAAGCCCGTCCCGGGACCCGGGGAGGTGCTCCTCGAGGTCGCCGGTGCCGGGGCGTGCCACTCCGACGTCGCCGTCTACCGCGAGTTCCAGGAGGGGCAGCCGGGCGCGCAGGCCCCCGGCTTCGTCCTCGGGCACGAGACCTCCGGGTGGGTCGAGGCCGTCGGTGACGGGGTGAGCGGCTTCACCGAGGGCGACGCCTACCTCGTCTACGGGCCGGTCGGGTGCGGGCACTGCGCGTCCTGTTCGAAGGGCCAGGACACCTACTGCGAGAACGCCGCCACCAACCCGTACGCGGCCATCGGTCTCGGTCGGGACGGCGGCATGGCGGAGTACGTGACCGTCCCGGCGCGCAACCTCGTGTCGCTCGGTGACGCCGACCCGATCGCGGCGGCACCGCTCAGCGACGCCGCGCTCACGCCGTACCACGCGATCAAGGCAGCGATGCCGAACCTGGCTGGCGGCGGCAGGTACGCGCTCGTGGTGGGGCTCGGCGGTCTCGGGCAGATCGCCGTGCAGATCCTCACGGCGCTCACCGGCGCCACGGTCATCGCGACCGACACGAAGCAGGACGCGATGGACCGTGCCGCGGCCCGCGGTGCGGTCACCGTCCCCGCCGGGCCGGACCAGGCCACCGCGATCCGCGAGCTCACCGGCGGCAAGGGCGTCGATGCCGCGTTCGACTTCGTCGGTGCGACGCCGACGATCGCGACCGCGAAGGCCTCGATGGCGATCGGCGGACGGCTGACCGTCGTCGGGATCGCCGGCGGGACCGTCGAGTGGGACTTCTTCACGACGCCGTACGAGTCGACGATCACGAACACCTACTGGGGCACGATCGAGGACCTGCACGAGGTCGTCGCGATGTACCGAGCGGGGCAGATCGAGCCCGACGTCGAGCGGTTCGCGTTGTCCGACGCGCTCGAGGCCTACCGCAAGCTCGAGGCCGGCGAGCTGTCCGGCCGCGCGGTGGTCGTCCCGACGCTGTAG
- a CDS encoding GntR family transcriptional regulator has protein sequence MLNGTSVIDAIRHDIVTGALQPGTRVTEAFLAERHGVSRVPVREALRGLEGEGFVVSRPNVGSRIADIPFDEADDLFAVRESLETATARRAATRARTLFDAEAPPEDWWRVRRELGAVLDEGDAAVERDELDLLVDLNERFHLLVAELSGSTTLATLLRQLSRKIEWLYALDTSSRGKRLWPDHRRILAAIDAGDVEQAAERMAWHVRESRIGYAARSSPEQADALRTAGPAV, from the coding sequence GTGCTGAACGGGACGAGCGTCATCGACGCCATCCGCCACGACATCGTGACCGGCGCCCTGCAACCGGGCACCCGGGTGACCGAGGCGTTCCTCGCGGAGCGGCACGGGGTCTCCCGGGTGCCGGTCCGCGAGGCACTCCGCGGGCTCGAGGGCGAGGGCTTCGTGGTGTCGCGCCCGAACGTGGGCTCGCGCATCGCCGACATCCCGTTCGACGAGGCCGACGACCTGTTCGCGGTCCGCGAGTCGCTCGAGACCGCCACCGCCCGCCGCGCCGCGACCCGGGCGCGCACGCTCTTCGACGCGGAGGCCCCGCCGGAGGACTGGTGGCGCGTGCGCCGCGAACTCGGGGCCGTCCTCGACGAGGGTGACGCAGCCGTCGAGCGGGACGAGCTCGACCTGCTCGTCGACCTGAACGAGCGCTTCCACCTGCTGGTCGCCGAGCTCTCCGGCAGCACGACGCTCGCGACCCTGCTCCGGCAGCTCTCGCGGAAGATCGAGTGGCTCTACGCGCTCGACACCTCGTCGCGCGGCAAGCGGCTGTGGCCCGACCACCGGCGCATCCTGGCCGCGATCGACGCGGGGGACGTCGAGCAGGCCGCCGAGCGGATGGCCTGGCACGTCCGCGAGAGCCGCATCGGGTACGCGGCGCGCTCCTCCCCGGAGCAGGCCGACGCCCTGCGGACCGCCGGCCCCGCGGTCTGA
- a CDS encoding dipeptide ABC transporter ATP-binding protein has protein sequence MHDGDTTTGAAPRLQTDRTDTLLSVRDLRVAFGDREVLHGVDLDVRRGERVAIVGQSGSGKSTLIAALLRLLPGAGHITGGGIRLGDDDIAHADEALMRRVRGARIGLVPQDPSTNLNPSMRVGAQIADALRAGGLRGRAAIRQRVVALMTEAGIPEASRRADQFPHEFSGGMRQRILIAVALARQPELLIADEPTSALDVTVQRQILDHLQTLVDQHGTTLLFVTHDLGVAADRTDRVVVMLDGEIVEQGAPEAILRDPQHEYTKRLIAAAPALSGVAPEPVAAGEPILVVSDLVKEYRLRGRGAGTLKAADGVSFAVRRGTTTAVVGESGSGKTTVARIVLGLETPTSGTALVDGKSIGTARGAERREIRRRVQPVFQDPYGSLDPTSTIERIIDEPLRVFGIGDRASRTERVATLLDQVALPREVAQLRPNELSGGQRQRVAIARALALEPELIILDEAVSALDVLVQEQILALLEELQDRLGLSYLFITHDLGVVRRIADDVVVMRRGEVVERGSVAAVFDDPQEQYTKDLLDAIPGRALAEAAA, from the coding sequence ATGCACGACGGCGACACGACCACCGGGGCCGCACCGCGCCTCCAGACCGACCGGACCGACACCCTGCTGTCCGTCCGCGACCTGCGGGTCGCCTTCGGTGACCGCGAGGTCCTGCACGGCGTCGACCTCGACGTCCGCCGCGGCGAGCGCGTCGCGATCGTCGGCCAGTCAGGCTCGGGCAAGTCGACGCTCATCGCGGCCCTGCTCCGGCTCCTGCCGGGGGCCGGGCACATCACCGGTGGTGGGATCCGCCTCGGCGACGACGACATCGCCCACGCCGACGAGGCGCTCATGCGACGCGTGCGTGGCGCACGGATCGGGCTCGTGCCGCAGGACCCGTCGACGAACCTCAACCCGTCGATGCGGGTCGGCGCGCAGATCGCCGACGCACTGCGGGCCGGTGGGCTGCGGGGACGCGCGGCGATCCGGCAGCGGGTGGTGGCGCTGATGACCGAGGCCGGGATCCCCGAGGCGTCGCGGCGGGCGGACCAGTTCCCGCACGAGTTCTCCGGCGGGATGCGGCAGCGCATCCTCATCGCCGTCGCACTCGCCCGCCAGCCCGAGCTGCTCATCGCCGACGAGCCGACCAGCGCGCTCGACGTGACCGTGCAGCGGCAGATCCTCGACCACCTGCAGACCCTCGTCGACCAGCACGGCACGACGCTGCTGTTCGTGACGCACGACCTCGGGGTCGCGGCGGACCGGACCGACCGCGTCGTCGTGATGCTCGACGGCGAGATCGTCGAGCAGGGTGCGCCCGAGGCGATCCTCCGCGACCCGCAGCACGAGTACACGAAGCGGCTCATCGCGGCGGCGCCCGCGCTGTCCGGGGTCGCGCCGGAGCCCGTGGCCGCGGGCGAGCCGATCCTCGTCGTGTCCGACCTGGTGAAGGAGTACCGGCTCCGCGGTCGTGGTGCCGGAACGCTGAAGGCTGCCGACGGGGTGTCGTTCGCGGTGCGTCGCGGCACGACCACCGCGGTCGTCGGTGAGTCCGGCTCGGGCAAGACGACGGTCGCGCGGATCGTGCTCGGACTCGAGACGCCGACGTCGGGCACCGCCCTGGTCGACGGGAAGTCCATCGGGACCGCCCGTGGCGCCGAGCGGCGGGAGATCCGACGCCGGGTGCAACCGGTGTTCCAGGACCCGTACGGGTCGCTCGACCCGACCTCGACGATCGAGCGGATCATCGACGAGCCCCTGCGCGTCTTCGGCATCGGTGACCGGGCGTCGCGCACCGAGCGGGTCGCGACGCTCCTCGACCAGGTGGCGCTCCCCCGCGAGGTCGCGCAGCTCCGGCCGAACGAGCTGTCCGGCGGGCAGCGGCAGCGCGTCGCGATCGCCCGGGCGCTGGCGCTCGAACCCGAGCTGATCATCCTCGACGAGGCGGTCTCGGCGCTCGACGTCCTGGTGCAGGAGCAGATCCTGGCGCTGCTCGAGGAGCTCCAGGACCGGCTCGGGCTGAGCTACCTCTTCATCACGCACGACCTCGGGGTGGTCCGGCGGATCGCCGACGACGTCGTGGTGATGCGCCGGGGTGAGGTCGTCGAGCGGGGATCGGTCGCCGCGGTGTTCGACGACCCGCAGGAGCAGTACACGAAGGACCTGCTCGACGCCATCCCGGGCAGGGCCCTCGCCGAGGCGGCTGCGTGA
- a CDS encoding gamma-glutamyltransferase family protein: MSTNPAFTTPPTETTRPDLQGTFGMAASTHWIATATAQSVLERGGNAFDAAVAGAFVLHVVEPHLNGPGGDVTAIFATASDRAPTVLVGQGPAPAGATPEHFRSEGLDLVPGAGALAAAVPGAVDAWLLLLAEHGTWELADVLAPAIGYARDGHPVAPRVVATIATVQDLFRDHWPSSAERWLPGGSVPAAGSMVRNETWASVLERLVQAGSGTVDGEGARVTRIEAARTEWAEGFVAQAVDAFVRAPHRHASGTDHAGVVRASDLAAFRASTEPATTAEFRGHTIAKTGPWGQGPALLQTLRLLDPLDDERLDPSTVLGAHTIAEAQKLALADREAYYGDGDVPMAELLSDAYSDARRALIGDRASHELRPGSVSVPAGAMPPLRETYTPRGESIAGVGEPTVPGARGNAVAAPAEDAPVHEDRGEPIVMETGETRGDTCHIDVVDRWGNIVSATPSGGWLQSSPTIPELGFCLGTRMQMTWLEEGTASTLTPGARPRTTLTPTLVLRDGEPVVAMGSPGGDQQDQWQLLFLLRTIVGGWSPQQAIDAPALHTTSFPGSFWPRTWTPGGLVVEDRLGDDVIAGLEELGHVVTRAGDWSLGRLSCVTRDPDTGVMGAAANPRGAQGYAAGR; the protein is encoded by the coding sequence ATGAGCACCAACCCCGCCTTCACCACCCCGCCGACGGAGACCACCCGTCCGGACCTGCAGGGCACCTTCGGGATGGCCGCGTCGACGCACTGGATCGCGACCGCGACGGCGCAGTCGGTCCTCGAGCGCGGCGGCAACGCCTTCGACGCCGCCGTCGCCGGCGCCTTCGTCCTGCACGTCGTCGAACCGCACCTGAACGGACCCGGTGGCGACGTGACCGCGATCTTCGCGACGGCGTCCGACAGGGCACCGACCGTCCTCGTGGGCCAGGGACCGGCCCCGGCCGGCGCGACGCCGGAGCACTTCCGGTCCGAGGGCCTGGACCTGGTCCCGGGGGCGGGCGCGCTGGCGGCCGCCGTCCCCGGTGCCGTCGACGCGTGGCTGCTGCTCCTCGCCGAGCACGGCACGTGGGAGCTCGCCGACGTCCTCGCCCCCGCGATCGGGTACGCCCGTGACGGCCACCCGGTCGCGCCCCGCGTGGTCGCAACCATCGCGACCGTGCAGGACCTGTTCCGCGACCACTGGCCGTCCTCCGCCGAGCGGTGGCTGCCGGGAGGCTCGGTGCCGGCCGCCGGGTCGATGGTGCGCAACGAGACCTGGGCCTCGGTCCTGGAACGGCTCGTGCAGGCAGGGTCCGGCACCGTGGACGGCGAGGGCGCGCGCGTCACGCGTATCGAGGCCGCCCGCACCGAGTGGGCCGAGGGCTTCGTCGCGCAGGCAGTCGACGCCTTCGTCCGCGCCCCGCACCGCCACGCGTCCGGCACCGACCACGCCGGGGTGGTCCGCGCGAGCGACCTCGCGGCGTTCCGCGCGTCGACCGAGCCCGCGACGACCGCGGAGTTCCGGGGCCACACGATCGCGAAGACCGGGCCGTGGGGCCAGGGTCCGGCGCTCCTGCAGACCCTCCGCCTGCTCGACCCACTGGACGACGAGCGGCTCGATCCGTCGACCGTCCTCGGCGCGCACACGATCGCCGAGGCGCAGAAGCTCGCGCTCGCCGACCGCGAGGCGTACTACGGCGACGGCGACGTCCCGATGGCCGAGCTGCTCTCCGACGCGTACTCCGACGCGCGTCGCGCCCTGATCGGTGACCGTGCGTCGCACGAGCTGCGACCGGGGTCGGTCTCGGTGCCCGCGGGTGCGATGCCCCCGCTGCGTGAGACGTACACACCGCGCGGCGAGTCGATCGCCGGTGTCGGCGAGCCCACCGTCCCCGGCGCCCGCGGCAACGCGGTGGCCGCACCGGCCGAGGATGCCCCCGTGCACGAGGACCGCGGTGAGCCGATCGTGATGGAGACGGGCGAGACCCGCGGTGACACGTGCCACATCGACGTCGTCGACCGCTGGGGCAACATCGTCAGCGCGACGCCCTCCGGCGGGTGGCTGCAGTCGTCGCCGACGATCCCGGAGCTCGGGTTCTGCCTCGGCACCCGCATGCAGATGACCTGGCTCGAGGAGGGCACGGCGTCCACGCTCACCCCGGGCGCTCGACCCCGCACGACGCTCACCCCGACGCTCGTGCTCCGGGACGGCGAGCCGGTGGTCGCGATGGGCAGCCCGGGCGGCGACCAGCAGGACCAGTGGCAGCTGCTCTTCCTGCTCCGCACGATCGTCGGCGGGTGGTCCCCGCAGCAGGCGATCGACGCACCCGCACTGCACACGACGTCGTTCCCGGGGTCGTTCTGGCCCCGCACCTGGACCCCGGGCGGCCTCGTCGTCGAGGACCGCCTCGGTGACGACGTCATCGCCGGGCTCGAGGAGCTCGGCCACGTCGTCACCCGCGCCGGCGACTGGTCGCTCGGCCGTCTGTCGTGCGTGACGCGCGACCCCGACACCGGCGTCATGGGCGCCGCCGCCAACCCGCGAGGAGCACAGGGCTATGCCGCAGGACGCTGA
- a CDS encoding ABC transporter permease: MTTITAPFDLGSSRGRIWKQVRTNRLGMTGGIMLAVVVLAGITAPLVAPHDPTATHFDLPFQVPFTVGFGFGTDDLGRDILSRTLYGIQVSLVVGVLSVLLAVVVGTPLGLLAGYWRWLDAIISRLTDVALAFPFLIIAVGLAAISGPSLSNAVIAIGISHVPAMIRIVRGETLRITSADFVTSARTLDAGGARIIAQHVLPNCVSAIIVQATVIMPVAVIGEALLSFLGLGIQPPTPSLGIMLSDAQQYLGQAPWAAVVPGVAIAVICLGFNLFGDALRDALDPTASDRK, encoded by the coding sequence ATGACCACCATCACCGCTCCCTTCGACCTGGGCTCGAGCCGCGGTCGCATCTGGAAGCAGGTCCGGACGAACCGGCTCGGCATGACGGGCGGCATCATGCTCGCCGTCGTCGTGCTCGCCGGGATCACCGCACCGCTCGTCGCACCGCACGACCCGACCGCGACGCACTTCGACCTGCCGTTCCAGGTGCCCTTCACCGTGGGCTTCGGGTTCGGCACCGACGACCTCGGCCGCGACATCCTGTCCCGCACGCTGTACGGGATCCAGGTCTCGCTCGTCGTCGGCGTGCTGTCGGTGCTGCTCGCCGTCGTGGTCGGCACCCCGCTCGGTCTGCTCGCCGGGTACTGGCGCTGGCTCGACGCGATCATCTCCCGCCTGACCGACGTCGCCCTCGCGTTCCCGTTCCTCATCATCGCGGTCGGGCTCGCGGCGATCAGCGGGCCGAGCCTGTCGAACGCCGTGATCGCGATCGGCATCTCGCACGTGCCGGCGATGATCCGCATCGTCCGCGGTGAGACCCTGCGGATCACGAGCGCCGACTTCGTGACGAGCGCGAGGACGCTGGACGCCGGCGGCGCGCGCATCATCGCGCAGCACGTCCTGCCGAACTGCGTCTCGGCGATCATCGTGCAGGCCACCGTGATCATGCCGGTCGCGGTGATCGGCGAGGCACTGCTGTCCTTCCTCGGGCTCGGCATCCAGCCGCCCACGCCGAGCCTCGGCATCATGCTCTCGGACGCGCAGCAGTACCTCGGCCAGGCGCCGTGGGCCGCCGTCGTGCCGGGGGTCGCGATCGCCGTCATCTGCCTCGGCTTCAACCTGTTCGGGGACGCCCTGCGCGACGCCCTCGACCCCACCGCCTCGGACCGGAAGTAG
- a CDS encoding ABC transporter permease: protein MTRYVLTRLWQAALTLVLASIVVFFGVRQLPGDPALALAGEEASPERLAAVRADLGLDDSLLVQYWRFVVNALQGDLGQSTRTGTPVTDLLGSTLPVTLWLALYAIVVAVVVGVALGTLAERYRGRWPEWMANAAALVGLSVPNFWLGILAIVWLAAGLGWFPASGYVPVTRDPLGALHHLTLPALILGTSLAAVIMRQTRASMIETMKTDFVRTARAKGLSRPRVLFRYGLRNSMIVVVTIVGLQLGGLISGAVVTERIFALPGFGKLTLDAVFTRDYPVIQAVVLVITLGYVLINFAVDVLYSVINPKIRVGGTA, encoded by the coding sequence GTGACCCGGTACGTCCTGACACGGCTCTGGCAGGCGGCGCTCACGCTCGTCCTCGCCTCGATCGTGGTCTTCTTCGGGGTCCGGCAGCTGCCGGGCGACCCGGCCCTGGCCCTGGCCGGCGAGGAGGCGAGCCCCGAGCGGCTCGCCGCCGTCCGCGCCGACCTCGGCCTCGACGACTCCCTGCTCGTGCAGTACTGGCGCTTCGTCGTCAACGCACTGCAGGGCGACCTCGGACAGTCCACCCGCACCGGCACCCCGGTCACGGACCTGCTCGGCTCGACGCTCCCCGTCACACTGTGGCTCGCGCTCTACGCGATCGTGGTCGCGGTCGTCGTGGGGGTCGCCCTCGGCACCCTCGCCGAGCGCTACCGCGGCCGGTGGCCCGAGTGGATGGCGAACGCCGCCGCGCTCGTCGGCCTGAGCGTGCCGAACTTCTGGCTCGGCATCCTCGCGATCGTCTGGCTCGCGGCGGGCCTCGGCTGGTTCCCCGCCTCGGGCTACGTCCCGGTGACGCGGGACCCGCTCGGCGCGCTGCACCACCTGACGCTCCCGGCGCTCATCCTCGGCACGTCGCTCGCGGCCGTCATCATGCGCCAGACCCGCGCGTCGATGATCGAGACGATGAAGACCGACTTCGTCCGGACCGCCCGCGCGAAGGGGCTCAGCCGCCCGCGGGTGCTCTTCCGCTACGGCCTGCGCAACTCGATGATCGTCGTCGTCACGATCGTCGGCCTGCAGCTCGGTGGCCTCATCTCGGGCGCGGTCGTCACGGAGCGCATCTTCGCCCTGCCCGGGTTCGGCAAGCTCACGCTCGACGCCGTGTTCACCCGCGACTACCCGGTCATCCAGGCCGTCGTGCTCGTGATCACCCTGGGCTACGTCCTCATCAACTTCGCCGTGGACGTCCTGTACTCCGTCATCAACCCGAAGATCCGCGTCGGAGGCACCGCATGA